In Nocardia asteroides, a single genomic region encodes these proteins:
- a CDS encoding DUF5995 family protein produces the protein MLLLVLSALCATILTAPVAAAAPEAVCGTAFDAGEHADLVAWSDTATLAGSPLERLETAVERHRRISETLVRHRDRRGVFTLGLDAVEQHAVMPLQRDPTAFADPDWAHRISLDLLSRFLDNLHGELTGGPVDPQWAHYFALTRQCELSAARVAMAGYNAHLAVDLAYAVAATGATPANAGDHFLIVDAIARHGSLIVDGTREVYGGDLGPLWRFYFAGEGLDRVLGAGVGSGALLRAADAGANVLIFGNGLALQDPATAPAARAEIDALWRADDAAFEVLTRLGGL, from the coding sequence ATGCTTCTGCTCGTGCTCTCCGCGCTCTGCGCGACGATCCTCACCGCGCCGGTGGCGGCGGCCGCGCCGGAGGCGGTGTGCGGCACGGCGTTCGACGCGGGCGAGCACGCCGACCTGGTGGCCTGGTCGGACACCGCGACGCTGGCGGGGTCGCCGCTGGAGCGGCTGGAGACGGCGGTCGAGCGGCATCGTCGGATCAGCGAAACGCTGGTGCGGCACCGGGATCGGCGCGGTGTCTTCACGCTCGGGCTGGACGCCGTCGAGCAGCACGCGGTGATGCCGCTGCAGCGCGACCCGACCGCCTTCGCCGACCCGGACTGGGCGCACCGGATCAGCCTCGACCTGCTCTCCCGCTTCCTGGACAACCTGCACGGCGAGCTCACCGGCGGGCCGGTCGACCCGCAGTGGGCGCACTACTTCGCGCTGACCAGGCAGTGCGAGCTCTCCGCCGCCCGGGTCGCCATGGCCGGGTACAACGCGCACCTCGCGGTCGACCTCGCCTACGCCGTCGCCGCCACCGGCGCGACCCCGGCGAACGCCGGTGACCACTTCCTGATCGTGGACGCCATCGCGCGGCACGGCTCGCTCATCGTGGACGGCACGCGCGAGGTCTACGGCGGCGACCTCGGCCCGCTCTGGCGCTTCTACTTCGCCGGCGAGGGGCTGGACCGCGTGCTCGGCGCCGGTGTCGGCAGCGGCGCGCTGCTGCGCGCCGCGGACGCAGGCGCCAATGTCCTGATCTTCGGCAACGGCCTCGCGCTGCAGGACCCGGCCACCGCCCCGGCGGCGCGCGCCGAGATCGATGCGCTCTGGCGTGCCGACGACGCCGCCTTCGAGGTGCTGACCCGGCTGGGCGGGCTCTGA
- a CDS encoding alpha/beta hydrolase family protein: protein MLAVETTPVVSVDPVLLPAPGRGAALRVRVSAPAHGAALPIILFAHGFGSSGRAYGPLADHWAAAGFAVLQPTFRDSRTLGPIPDDPLLWRYRVEDMLRILDNLEPIAAAVPGLAGRLDPARIAAAGHSFGGQTAGILLGLRVLDPVTGEGADLADERVRAGVLLATAGRGGADLNPAAAAKFPWLNPDFTHLTTPTLVVAGDADSSPLSTRGPEWLTDPYHLSPGARALLTLRGAEHSLGGIPGYDAAETTDADPARVRAIQTLGTAFLRNALYPGDPEWDRARTAFADPALGALAIK, encoded by the coding sequence ATGCTTGCAGTGGAGACGACGCCGGTGGTGTCGGTGGATCCGGTGCTGCTGCCCGCGCCGGGGCGCGGGGCGGCGCTGCGGGTCCGGGTGTCGGCGCCCGCGCACGGCGCGGCGCTGCCGATCATCCTGTTCGCGCACGGGTTCGGGTCGTCCGGGCGGGCCTACGGGCCGCTCGCCGACCACTGGGCCGCCGCCGGTTTCGCGGTGCTGCAACCCACGTTCCGCGATTCACGCACCCTCGGCCCGATTCCGGACGATCCGCTGCTCTGGCGCTACCGGGTCGAGGACATGCTGCGCATCCTCGACAATCTCGAGCCCATCGCCGCCGCTGTCCCCGGCCTCGCCGGCCGGCTCGACCCGGCCCGCATCGCCGCCGCCGGGCACTCCTTCGGCGGCCAGACAGCGGGCATCCTGCTCGGCCTCCGCGTCCTCGACCCGGTTACCGGCGAGGGGGCGGACCTGGCCGATGAGCGGGTCCGGGCAGGCGTGCTCCTCGCCACCGCGGGCCGCGGCGGCGCCGACCTGAATCCCGCGGCCGCGGCGAAGTTTCCGTGGCTCAACCCGGACTTCACCCACCTGACCACACCCACCCTGGTCGTCGCGGGCGACGCCGACTCCAGCCCGCTCAGCACCCGCGGCCCGGAGTGGCTCACCGACCCCTACCACCTCAGCCCCGGCGCCCGCGCCCTGCTCACGCTGCGCGGCGCCGAGCACTCCCTCGGCGGCATCCCCGGCTACGACGCCGCCGAGACCACCGACGCCGACCCGGCCCGGGTGCGCGCCATCCAGACCCTCGGCACCGCCTTCCTGCGCAACGCCCTCTACCCGGGCGATCCGGAGTGGGACCGGGCGCGCACGGCCTTCGCCGACCCGGCGCTCGGCGCGCTCGCGATCAAGTGA
- a CDS encoding TetR/AcrR family transcriptional regulator → MAGRPIDHRRRAELLDAAVDHAADRGFAELSLRPMAAALGVSPTTLVHHFGSREQLLAAVLGRLRERVALTPGSYPDLATAARAVWEHSSDPEQRSVFRLFFAVYGSAVQAPGAYAEFLAQAGTELTAALCAAQGPEVDPAAAARRATLVIATLRGLLLDLLGGGDPARIHSAAADYLAGL, encoded by the coding sequence ATGGCCGGGCGGCCGATCGACCACCGGCGGCGCGCGGAGCTGCTCGACGCGGCGGTGGACCACGCCGCCGACCGCGGCTTCGCCGAGCTCTCGCTGCGCCCGATGGCCGCCGCGCTCGGCGTCTCCCCCACCACGCTGGTGCACCACTTCGGCAGCAGGGAGCAGCTGCTCGCCGCCGTTCTGGGGCGGCTGCGCGAGCGCGTCGCGCTCACCCCGGGTTCGTACCCGGATCTCGCGACGGCCGCCCGCGCGGTCTGGGAGCACAGCTCGGACCCGGAGCAGCGCAGCGTCTTCCGGCTCTTCTTCGCCGTCTACGGCAGCGCGGTGCAGGCCCCCGGCGCCTACGCCGAGTTCCTCGCGCAGGCGGGCACCGAGCTCACCGCCGCACTGTGCGCGGCCCAGGGTCCGGAGGTCGACCCGGCGGCAGCGGCCCGGCGCGCGACCCTGGTGATCGCGACCCTGCGCGGCCTGCTCCTCGACCTGCTCGGCGGCGGCGATCCGGCCCGGATCCACTCCGCCGCCGCCGATTACCTGGCCGGACTGTGA
- a CDS encoding enoyl-CoA hydratase-related protein — protein sequence MTVESTKRGRVTVITLRREAKRNAIDASITEGIDNALNEFEDDPGQWCAILTGGDRFFSAGADLAAGPGEPTPRGGIAGIITRERGKPLIAAVEGFALGGGLELVLCCDLVVAATDARFGLPEPKRGLMPDFGGAFRITGALPPNVARELLLTGDDIDAARAERLGFVNRLTEPGAALAGALELAERICANAPLAVRGALRIANTAVAGDESALWELSHATHAELLRSADLGEGLTAFFEKRTPRWSGE from the coding sequence ATGACGGTCGAGAGCACCAAGCGGGGCCGGGTCACCGTCATCACGCTGCGCCGCGAGGCCAAGCGCAATGCCATCGACGCGAGCATCACCGAGGGAATCGACAACGCGCTCAACGAGTTCGAGGACGACCCCGGGCAGTGGTGCGCCATCCTCACCGGCGGCGACCGCTTCTTCTCGGCCGGCGCCGACCTCGCCGCCGGCCCCGGCGAGCCGACCCCGCGCGGCGGAATCGCCGGAATCATCACCAGGGAGCGCGGCAAACCGCTGATCGCCGCGGTCGAGGGCTTCGCGCTCGGCGGCGGGCTGGAGCTGGTGCTCTGCTGCGACCTGGTGGTCGCCGCCACCGACGCCAGGTTCGGGCTGCCCGAACCCAAGCGCGGCCTGATGCCCGATTTCGGCGGCGCCTTCCGCATCACCGGGGCGCTGCCGCCCAATGTCGCCAGGGAGCTGCTGCTCACCGGCGACGACATCGACGCCGCCCGCGCCGAGCGCCTCGGCTTCGTCAACCGGCTCACCGAGCCGGGCGCCGCCCTGGCCGGGGCGCTCGAGCTGGCCGAGCGGATCTGCGCCAACGCGCCGCTCGCCGTGCGCGGCGCCCTCCGGATCGCCAACACCGCCGTCGCGGGCGACGAATCCGCACTCTGGGAGCTCTCGCACGCCACCCACGCGGAGCTGCTGCGCTCGGCGGATCTGGGCGAGGGGCTCACCGCCTTCTTCGAGAAGCGCACACCGCGCTGGTCGGGCGAATAA
- a CDS encoding ABC transporter substrate-binding protein — MNTAITARHRTRHALPVLLIAAGLTLTACAADTGESAPSAQLGSTTTLPEKPASGAPIKIGFVSPEGGPLGQLPDARIAAEAATKYVNSNLGGVAGRPIDLVVCKEKEDPASARDCANQLAGAGVVAVVAPVTGQGDALVPVITGAGIPYVTSVGPSGAEMTTPNSFVLTGGVPAAFAAAAKYSGSRGYKKVVILVNDAGSVVASVKSLAEPSFGGAGVGLETVGVPMGTPDTTPQVSAALGQDPDAIFIVGESTLCTAVLRSLDTLGSAVDKLTTSTCLDRDVAEATGPAVEGARVISSAEVSSDDPDTVTFRTVMAQYAPGTDIYGFAFSGYQALLGLVRAIETVPGEFTPAAVSEALRTAKAVPVPIGGGLTFTCDGQQVFVLSSVCGRGAIVSTVRDGKPSDPQVIE, encoded by the coding sequence ATGAACACCGCGATCACCGCCCGCCACCGAACCCGGCACGCACTCCCCGTCCTGCTGATCGCGGCGGGGCTCACCCTGACGGCCTGCGCCGCCGACACCGGCGAATCCGCGCCGAGCGCGCAGCTCGGCAGCACCACCACGCTGCCGGAGAAGCCCGCCTCCGGCGCCCCGATCAAGATCGGGTTCGTGAGCCCGGAGGGCGGCCCGCTCGGCCAGCTCCCGGACGCCAGGATCGCCGCGGAGGCCGCGACGAAGTACGTGAACAGCAATCTCGGCGGGGTCGCGGGCCGCCCGATCGACCTGGTGGTCTGCAAGGAGAAGGAGGATCCGGCCAGCGCCCGCGACTGCGCCAACCAGCTGGCGGGCGCCGGGGTGGTCGCGGTGGTCGCGCCGGTGACCGGGCAGGGCGACGCGCTGGTCCCGGTGATCACCGGCGCTGGCATCCCGTACGTCACCTCGGTCGGGCCGAGCGGCGCGGAGATGACGACGCCGAACTCCTTCGTGCTCACCGGCGGCGTACCCGCGGCCTTCGCGGCGGCGGCCAAGTACTCCGGGTCGCGCGGGTACAAGAAGGTCGTGATCCTGGTGAACGACGCGGGCTCGGTGGTGGCGAGCGTGAAGTCGCTGGCCGAGCCGTCCTTCGGCGGCGCCGGGGTCGGGCTGGAGACGGTGGGCGTCCCGATGGGAACGCCGGACACGACGCCGCAGGTCAGCGCGGCGCTCGGGCAAGACCCGGACGCCATCTTCATCGTCGGCGAGAGCACCCTGTGTACCGCGGTGCTGCGCTCGCTGGACACCCTCGGCTCCGCGGTCGACAAGCTCACCACCTCGACCTGCCTGGACAGGGACGTCGCCGAGGCCACCGGCCCGGCTGTGGAGGGCGCGCGGGTGATCTCCTCGGCCGAGGTGAGCTCGGACGACCCGGACACCGTCACCTTCCGCACGGTGATGGCGCAGTACGCGCCGGGAACCGACATCTACGGCTTCGCCTTCTCCGGCTACCAGGCGCTGCTCGGGCTGGTGCGGGCCATCGAGACCGTGCCGGGCGAGTTCACCCCGGCGGCGGTGAGCGAGGCGCTGCGCACCGCGAAGGCCGTCCCGGTGCCGATCGGCGGCGGGCTGACCTTCACCTGCGACGGGCAGCAGGTATTCGTGCTGAGCTCGGTCTGCGGCCGCGGCGCGATCGTCTCCACCGTGCGCGACGGCAAGCCGAGCGACCCGCAAGTCATCGAGTGA